The following are encoded together in the Streptomyces tsukubensis genome:
- a CDS encoding NACHT domain-containing protein, whose product MVTLWPGGETDKFGNRYEGAWTIRHALYVLLGTGMSITLEPGSPLGDDVEFSYRHAGGTQVHQVKRQNRDANSWNVASLRDKGVWSNLRTHVDAGHAFHFASLVPARALHELADRARRSDTSADFETEWLTDGLQGSFDALAAADIYGSAATAWRMLRGLWVEWHNERDIVHTNAVLAEQVLAGAPGRLAGLALGDLLLNSSGVTLDAPAINARLGEYGLRRVRREDIDEVTAAVSAVTRRWAASVERELFRPAIPREAADQLVEQARSDAQQVIVLTGAAGGGKSAVLHQALGALTKLDTTVLAFRLDRLAPFASTHELGRGVGLTMSPVSALGAVANGRPCALIVDQLDAISLASGRIPNTFDAVADLMDEALAHPAMRVVLVCRAFDATADPRIRQLTASDRCAHISVESLSDAQVVAALASMGLSVSYLTPSQRGLLRSPLHLALLSRVADQEEALSFPTPRQLFDAFWDTKRKDCTRRQPSVRFHEAVSTVVAAMSTRQRLSVPDSVLDADDLAVSADVLVSEHICVRDGRQLAFFHESFFDYAFARDWLRRDESLVSFLTGGEQELFRRGQVRQVLVHLRDLDPERFVEEVEALLTSPEIRYHLKDVTLAVLRGLEALTAGEWGAVARVLETHPLFQAQLVSAISNAAWFWRADDEAALDDWLTSADEREQEWAVRMMAAAADAFPDRVARLMEPHTEDPRFGSWLGWVVRFADLAASRRLFDLVLDGARTGILTGRGHLVWTSLRDLADVRPSWAVELIGAMVSDCPDALRLESDGRVAVLLTREHSAMSVVESAASGAPEDFCDQVLPLLLAVMAATAIPPRTGCPVYDKHFMVRYPDDRPSDLGDALFQGAAHALRILASQDPARARQLATGLASVPYEAAQWLLYQVLIEAGPALAPWSAEILLQGRHRLLSGYGSNIVWGAREMLSAVGETLPDNTLLQVEKMLLHLRIAPDDELSPWHEFTLLTALPEGRLSDGAARRLGELRRRYDDMREPDEPQGMTAGVIGPPIPSEAAQYMSGDQWLSAMRKHSQDRTDWTTFTGGARELSHVLRSMTAADPAQFSRLAVRMDAAMHPVYGASLLQGLGDAEAHDIPDTIFAAVRHLADQGRPAHDRWLGWAMRKYLTSVPLDLVATLLNRALGSDDAGDSVDGGQADADGDLLTAGINTPRGSAVESLGDLLIHAADGSRAALVVPRLGRLAADPSLPVRACVAHLLHAALRYDRPAVAKAFEVLVQAPDQLLASPQVIRLFVALCHGAPVAGRPVMERMLRSPMAVVRRTGGQVAALAAMEWETPDLLATVLSGNDGAQRQGAADVCAQRLVNTGDAALAHHALVRFFHDRGEDVREAASAVTVALRGRRLRPVRRTVTALIDSKAFAPALPQLLITLEEAPDRVDDLVLACVRRFLTVSGAASADLSTGAAADAHHIGKLLVRAHAQAASAARRSEILDLLDQLLLRGAYGVAEAIGSADRD is encoded by the coding sequence ATGGTGACACTGTGGCCAGGCGGCGAGACGGACAAGTTCGGCAACCGCTATGAGGGAGCCTGGACGATCAGACACGCCCTGTACGTGCTGCTAGGCACGGGGATGTCGATCACCCTGGAGCCGGGCTCTCCGTTGGGGGACGACGTTGAGTTCTCCTACCGCCACGCGGGTGGGACCCAGGTGCACCAAGTCAAGCGGCAGAACCGTGATGCGAACAGCTGGAATGTCGCTTCCCTCCGTGACAAGGGTGTGTGGAGCAACCTGCGGACCCATGTTGACGCGGGCCACGCGTTCCACTTCGCCTCCTTGGTCCCCGCTCGTGCGCTCCACGAGCTCGCCGACCGTGCCCGGCGCTCAGACACCTCCGCCGACTTCGAGACGGAGTGGCTCACCGACGGTCTCCAAGGCTCGTTCGACGCCCTCGCCGCGGCCGACATCTATGGGTCAGCCGCGACAGCCTGGCGCATGCTACGAGGACTCTGGGTGGAGTGGCACAACGAGCGGGACATCGTGCACACCAACGCGGTCCTGGCCGAGCAGGTCCTTGCCGGGGCCCCGGGCCGCCTCGCGGGTCTCGCACTCGGTGATCTCCTGCTGAACAGCTCGGGAGTCACGCTCGACGCGCCTGCCATCAACGCCCGGCTGGGAGAGTACGGGCTGAGGCGGGTCAGACGGGAGGACATCGACGAGGTGACGGCTGCGGTGAGCGCGGTGACGCGCCGATGGGCAGCGAGCGTCGAGCGTGAACTGTTCCGCCCCGCGATCCCCCGAGAAGCAGCTGATCAGCTGGTGGAACAGGCCCGGAGCGACGCGCAGCAGGTCATCGTACTTACGGGTGCTGCCGGCGGTGGAAAGAGCGCCGTGCTGCACCAGGCCCTGGGCGCCCTCACCAAACTGGACACCACGGTGCTCGCCTTCCGACTCGACCGGTTGGCGCCCTTCGCCTCGACCCATGAGCTAGGCCGGGGTGTCGGGCTGACCATGTCACCGGTCAGTGCTCTCGGAGCCGTGGCGAACGGGCGCCCCTGTGCGCTGATCGTGGACCAGCTCGACGCGATCAGCCTGGCATCGGGCCGCATCCCGAACACCTTCGACGCGGTGGCCGACCTCATGGACGAGGCACTGGCACACCCAGCCATGCGCGTCGTCCTTGTGTGCCGGGCGTTTGACGCCACGGCCGATCCACGGATTCGTCAACTCACCGCATCCGACCGTTGCGCGCACATCTCGGTTGAGTCGCTCTCTGACGCCCAGGTCGTCGCCGCGCTCGCAAGTATGGGCCTCTCCGTCTCTTACCTAACGCCGTCGCAACGCGGTCTGCTGCGGTCACCGCTGCATCTGGCTCTCCTGTCTCGGGTCGCCGACCAGGAGGAAGCCCTCTCCTTCCCCACACCCCGGCAGCTTTTCGACGCCTTCTGGGACACCAAACGAAAGGACTGCACGCGTCGCCAACCCTCCGTGCGCTTCCACGAGGCCGTCTCGACCGTCGTAGCGGCTATGAGCACGCGGCAAAGGCTCTCTGTCCCTGACAGCGTGCTCGACGCGGACGATCTTGCCGTGAGTGCGGACGTGCTGGTGTCGGAGCACATCTGTGTGCGAGACGGACGTCAACTGGCCTTCTTCCACGAGAGCTTCTTCGATTACGCCTTCGCGCGCGACTGGCTTCGGCGGGACGAGAGTCTGGTCTCCTTCCTTACCGGTGGGGAGCAGGAGCTCTTCCGTCGCGGGCAGGTGCGCCAGGTCCTCGTCCACCTGCGGGACCTGGACCCTGAGCGGTTCGTCGAGGAGGTTGAGGCACTGCTCACGAGTCCGGAGATCCGGTACCACCTCAAAGACGTCACCTTGGCCGTGCTGCGAGGCCTGGAGGCCCTCACCGCTGGTGAGTGGGGAGCCGTCGCGCGGGTGCTGGAAACCCACCCCCTTTTCCAGGCCCAGCTCGTGAGCGCGATCAGCAACGCCGCGTGGTTTTGGCGCGCGGATGACGAGGCAGCGCTCGACGATTGGCTGACCAGCGCCGATGAAAGGGAACAAGAGTGGGCCGTACGGATGATGGCCGCAGCCGCTGATGCGTTCCCCGATCGGGTGGCCCGCCTCATGGAACCGCATACGGAGGATCCCCGGTTCGGATCCTGGCTGGGATGGGTCGTTCGCTTCGCCGATCTCGCCGCCAGCCGGAGGCTCTTCGACCTCGTGCTGGATGGGGCACGAACGGGGATCCTCACCGGTCGGGGGCACCTCGTCTGGACATCGTTGCGCGATCTGGCCGACGTACGCCCCTCCTGGGCAGTCGAGTTGATCGGAGCTATGGTCTCTGACTGTCCGGACGCGCTCCGACTGGAAAGCGACGGTAGGGTCGCTGTCCTGCTCACCCGGGAGCACTCGGCCATGAGTGTCGTCGAGTCTGCCGCCTCGGGTGCTCCGGAGGACTTCTGCGATCAGGTTCTGCCCCTGCTCCTGGCCGTCATGGCCGCTACCGCTATTCCACCGCGCACGGGCTGTCCGGTCTATGACAAGCACTTCATGGTTCGCTATCCCGACGACCGACCCAGCGACTTGGGCGATGCCCTGTTCCAGGGCGCGGCCCACGCACTGCGGATCCTGGCGAGCCAAGATCCTGCTCGCGCACGGCAACTCGCCACGGGGCTCGCGAGCGTGCCGTACGAGGCGGCGCAGTGGCTTCTCTACCAGGTTCTGATCGAGGCAGGGCCCGCTCTCGCCCCGTGGTCGGCCGAAATCCTGTTACAGGGCAGGCATCGACTCCTGTCCGGATACGGATCCAACATCGTGTGGGGCGCCCGCGAGATGCTGAGCGCGGTGGGCGAAACCCTGCCCGACAACACACTCTTACAGGTGGAGAAGATGCTCCTCCATCTGCGTATTGCCCCGGACGACGAGCTCTCACCCTGGCACGAGTTCACGCTGCTGACGGCGCTCCCCGAAGGCCGACTGTCCGATGGAGCGGCGCGCCGACTCGGAGAACTTCGCAGGCGATACGACGACATGCGCGAACCGGACGAGCCACAGGGGATGACGGCCGGGGTCATCGGTCCGCCCATCCCGTCGGAAGCGGCTCAGTACATGAGCGGTGACCAGTGGTTGAGTGCCATGAGGAAGCACAGTCAGGACCGCACGGACTGGACGACCTTCACCGGAGGGGCCCGCGAACTCTCCCATGTGTTGCGAAGCATGACGGCGGCGGATCCTGCACAATTCTCGCGACTCGCTGTGCGGATGGATGCCGCGATGCACCCCGTCTACGGCGCATCGCTGCTCCAGGGACTCGGTGATGCGGAGGCCCATGACATCCCCGACACCATTTTCGCAGCGGTTCGTCACCTCGCAGACCAAGGAAGGCCGGCCCATGACCGGTGGCTGGGGTGGGCGATGCGGAAGTACCTCACCTCTGTACCTCTCGATTTGGTGGCGACGCTTCTGAACCGTGCTCTCGGTTCCGACGACGCAGGTGATTCGGTCGACGGGGGTCAAGCGGATGCCGACGGCGATCTACTCACCGCAGGGATCAACACTCCCCGTGGCAGTGCCGTCGAGAGTCTGGGCGACCTGCTCATCCACGCTGCGGACGGCTCCCGGGCCGCCCTGGTTGTACCTCGCCTGGGCAGACTCGCCGCAGACCCTTCGCTTCCCGTCCGGGCGTGTGTGGCTCATCTCCTTCATGCCGCGCTGCGATACGACCGGCCTGCGGTAGCCAAGGCGTTCGAGGTGCTCGTCCAAGCCCCCGACCAGCTTCTGGCTTCACCGCAGGTGATTCGCCTGTTCGTGGCCTTGTGTCATGGTGCCCCGGTGGCGGGCAGACCGGTGATGGAACGGATGCTGCGTTCTCCGATGGCAGTGGTGCGTCGGACGGGTGGGCAAGTGGCCGCACTGGCAGCGATGGAGTGGGAGACGCCGGATCTGCTGGCGACGGTACTGTCCGGTAACGATGGAGCACAGCGGCAGGGGGCCGCAGACGTGTGTGCCCAGCGGCTCGTGAACACCGGGGACGCGGCCCTGGCACATCACGCACTGGTCCGGTTCTTTCATGACAGAGGAGAAGATGTGCGGGAAGCCGCCTCCGCTGTCACCGTCGCACTGCGGGGCCGGCGTCTGAGGCCCGTTCGCCGGACGGTGACCGCGCTGATTGATTCCAAGGCCTTCGCACCGGCCCTGCCCCAGTTGCTGATCACTCTTGAGGAGGCCCCCGACCGGGTCGACGACTTGGTTCTCGCCTGCGTACGACGGTTCCTCACGGTATCCGGTGCGGCCTCGGCCGATCTGTCCACCGGCGCGGCAGCTGATGCCCACCACATCGGGAAGCTACTGGTCCGCGCCCATGCCCAGGCAGCCTCAGCCGCGCGCCGGTCCGAGATCCTCGACCTGTTGGACCAGTTGCTGCTCCGTGGGGCCTACGGTGTGGCCGAAGCAATCGGCAGCGCCGACCGAGACTGA
- a CDS encoding Crp/Fnr family transcriptional regulator yields MIHGLNTAGYAPFLDTLTKETRTAFARLGARCTFAVGDVLISEGAYTQELMVLHQGVVKVTGRLDGDQAALMDIKIEGDVVGEVAAMDLGTRSATVTACGDVVATVVPSHELLPFLRSNPEAELAFKRVIGGRLRRSDRWRLDFGRYSVPVRLARVLVELALSHGKPGRNAVRIDVNLSQSEFAALVGSKTNTVQKILAQLRADGLISTGERQTFVYDLAGLRQVAQFSAPSRSGTSRSPH; encoded by the coding sequence ATGATTCATGGCTTGAACACGGCTGGGTACGCGCCGTTTCTTGACACCTTGACAAAGGAAACACGCACGGCCTTCGCGCGTCTCGGGGCTCGGTGCACCTTTGCCGTGGGCGACGTGCTGATCAGCGAAGGCGCTTACACGCAGGAGTTGATGGTGCTCCACCAAGGCGTGGTGAAGGTGACGGGCCGGCTGGACGGTGACCAAGCGGCGCTCATGGACATCAAGATCGAAGGGGACGTGGTGGGCGAGGTGGCGGCGATGGACCTCGGAACGAGGTCAGCGACGGTCACCGCCTGCGGCGACGTGGTCGCCACTGTTGTCCCGAGCCACGAATTACTGCCTTTCCTCCGCTCCAACCCCGAAGCGGAGTTGGCCTTCAAGCGGGTGATCGGCGGCCGGCTGCGCCGTTCCGACCGTTGGCGTCTGGACTTCGGTAGGTACTCAGTCCCGGTTCGGCTGGCGCGCGTGCTCGTCGAGCTGGCGTTGTCGCACGGAAAACCAGGAAGGAACGCGGTGCGCATCGACGTGAACCTTTCCCAGTCCGAGTTCGCTGCCCTGGTCGGATCCAAGACGAACACTGTGCAGAAGATCCTCGCTCAGCTCCGAGCGGACGGACTCATCTCCACTGGTGAACGGCAGACCTTCGTATATGACTTGGCCGGGCTGCGACAGGTGGCCCAGTTCAGCGCGCCGTCACGCAGCGGCACGTCAAGAAGTCCGCATTAA
- a CDS encoding helix-turn-helix domain-containing protein — MSGRSGPPLGFAEALDLPLSVDLRTAARAFGICPGTAYKLIRLNAFPCLVLRVGGRYRIPTAYLLRSLGIEERPVYAVPLEDDAAPADPYDNTDPRTSEKPA; from the coding sequence GTGAGCGGGCGGTCCGGCCCGCCCCTCGGCTTCGCGGAGGCGCTCGACCTGCCCCTGAGCGTCGACCTGCGCACGGCCGCCCGTGCCTTCGGTATCTGCCCCGGGACGGCGTACAAGCTGATTCGACTCAACGCCTTTCCGTGCCTCGTGCTGCGGGTCGGCGGACGCTATCGCATCCCCACCGCCTACCTGCTGCGCTCCCTCGGCATCGAGGAGCGGCCGGTGTACGCCGTTCCACTGGAGGACGACGCCGCGCCCGCAGACCCATACGACAACACCGACCCGCGCACATCGGAGAAGCCCGCATGA